A stretch of Bordetella genomosp. 13 DNA encodes these proteins:
- a CDS encoding alpha/beta hydrolase gives MPTDRHAAGGLPAIDADLLDVLRRTAEIETQSASWKLPEAERRRLVSERAAAMLPRASEPGVERTDLYAVSAGREIPIRLYRRAGGDAARAPLMLYAHGGGWVVGSIATHDTLCAELAACTGHAVASVHYRRAPEHPHPAQHEDLWEAGDWLLRHARALGLDGDSPMAVAGDSAGAHLALGVAWRAQRQTPGRYGRQLLFYPALDPGLGSDSVRLYADGPGLTRAAMQYYWRSLLGEDATGDAHRAALPMRWQGSELALPPTVLVTAETDVLRDEGEAFASRLLAAGVPLRHWRADGMIHGFARMLAASAAARAHVRRACEAFVELGGGTPALR, from the coding sequence GTGCCGACTGATCGCCACGCGGCGGGTGGTCTGCCCGCCATCGACGCCGATCTTCTCGACGTGCTGCGCCGCACCGCCGAGATCGAAACCCAAAGCGCATCGTGGAAGCTGCCCGAGGCCGAGCGCCGGCGACTGGTCAGCGAACGCGCGGCGGCGATGCTGCCGCGCGCGTCCGAGCCCGGTGTGGAAAGAACGGACCTGTATGCCGTCTCGGCAGGCCGCGAGATTCCCATCCGCCTGTACCGCCGCGCGGGCGGCGATGCGGCCCGTGCCCCGCTGATGCTGTATGCGCACGGCGGCGGGTGGGTCGTGGGCAGCATCGCCACCCATGACACGCTGTGCGCCGAACTGGCCGCATGCACGGGCCACGCCGTGGCCAGCGTGCATTACCGGCGAGCGCCGGAGCATCCGCATCCGGCGCAGCATGAAGACCTTTGGGAGGCCGGCGATTGGCTGCTGCGTCATGCTCGGGCGCTCGGCCTGGACGGCGACAGCCCCATGGCGGTGGCAGGCGACAGCGCGGGAGCCCACCTCGCGCTCGGCGTCGCATGGCGGGCGCAGCGGCAGACGCCGGGACGCTACGGCAGGCAGCTGCTGTTCTACCCCGCGCTGGATCCCGGGCTGGGGTCCGACAGCGTGCGACTCTACGCCGACGGGCCCGGCCTGACGCGCGCCGCCATGCAGTATTACTGGCGGTCGCTGCTGGGCGAAGACGCGACGGGCGACGCGCACCGCGCCGCGCTGCCCATGCGCTGGCAGGGCAGCGAGCTGGCCTTGCCGCCCACCGTGCTCGTCACCGCGGAGACCGACGTGCTGCGCGACGAGGGCGAAGCCTTCGCCAGCCGCCTGCTGGCTGCCGGCGTGCCGCTCAGGCATTGGCGCGCCGACGGCATGATCCATGGGTTCGCCCGCATGCTCGCCGCCAGCGCCGCGGCGCGCGCGCACGTGCGGCGCGCATGCGAGGCGTTCGTGGAACTGGGCGGCGGCACGCCGGCCCTGCGGTGA
- a CDS encoding tripartite tricarboxylate transporter substrate binding protein — translation MSKLLSGVRAGLAAATLGWAAAASAAAPVWPERPVRVIVPYAPGGIADIAARAVAQKMSVNTGQPFVVENKPGADTRIGTEQAARADADGYTLLLAGGGFAVNNALFDKLPYDTARDFTPVGLVVSNPLVLVTGGEQPYRTLQDMLAEAAQPGKQVTLASGGKGTLSHMSMELLASTKKLPIVHVPYRGGSAHVADVVSGQVSGIFENPSSAIPLIRSGKYRALAVTGAQRSPALPEVPTMMESGLPNFQVTNWFGMFMPDGVPEPVAAEVARQLQQALADAGLRARFAQDGVTVGGPMRAEFGKFVADETARWGDIVRSRGIRAD, via the coding sequence ATGTCCAAGCTTTTGTCCGGCGTGCGCGCCGGCCTTGCCGCCGCGACCCTGGGCTGGGCGGCCGCCGCCTCGGCCGCAGCCCCGGTGTGGCCAGAGCGCCCGGTGCGCGTCATTGTTCCGTATGCGCCCGGCGGCATCGCCGACATCGCGGCTCGCGCGGTGGCGCAGAAGATGTCGGTCAACACCGGCCAACCGTTCGTCGTCGAGAACAAGCCCGGCGCCGATACCCGCATCGGCACCGAGCAGGCCGCGCGCGCCGATGCGGACGGATATACGCTGCTGCTGGCGGGCGGCGGGTTCGCCGTGAACAACGCGTTGTTCGACAAGCTGCCGTACGACACGGCGCGGGACTTCACGCCGGTCGGCCTGGTGGTGTCCAACCCGCTGGTGCTGGTGACCGGCGGAGAGCAGCCGTATCGCACGCTGCAGGACATGCTGGCCGAGGCCGCCCAGCCCGGCAAACAAGTGACGCTGGCTTCGGGCGGCAAGGGTACGCTGAGCCACATGTCGATGGAACTGCTGGCATCGACCAAGAAGCTGCCTATCGTGCACGTGCCGTATCGCGGCGGGTCCGCCCACGTGGCCGACGTCGTCAGCGGGCAGGTATCGGGCATATTCGAGAACCCGAGCTCGGCGATTCCGCTGATCAGGTCGGGGAAGTACCGGGCGTTGGCCGTCACCGGCGCGCAGCGCAGTCCGGCGCTGCCGGAGGTGCCCACCATGATGGAGAGCGGCCTGCCGAATTTCCAGGTGACCAACTGGTTCGGCATGTTCATGCCGGATGGCGTGCCCGAGCCCGTGGCGGCCGAGGTGGCCCGGCAATTGCAGCAGGCGCTGGCCGATGCGGGGCTGCGTGCCCGCTTCGCCCAGGACGGCGTGACGGTCGGCGGCCCGATGCGTGCGGAGTTCGGCAAGTTCGTGGCGGATGAAACCGCGCGCTGGGGCGACATCGTGCGCAGCCGAGGCATCCGTGCCGACTGA
- the cyoD gene encoding cytochrome o ubiquinol oxidase subunit IV: MSHSASAGHHGDSHHDGAHGSMKSYIVGFILSIVLTFGSFGLVMVEGVSRSIAIPGLIILCIAQLLVQLIFFLHMGMDKSQRDNTLTFLFTVKIIAIIVVGSLWVLHNMNANMMPGM, from the coding sequence ATGTCTCATTCCGCATCGGCCGGCCATCACGGCGACTCGCATCACGACGGCGCCCACGGCAGCATGAAGTCGTACATCGTCGGCTTCATCCTTTCCATCGTGCTGACCTTCGGCTCGTTCGGCCTGGTCATGGTCGAAGGCGTGTCGCGTTCGATCGCCATTCCCGGCCTGATCATCCTGTGCATCGCGCAGCTGCTCGTGCAACTGATCTTCTTCCTGCACATGGGCATGGACAAGTCGCAGCGCGACAACACGCTCACCTTCCTGTTCACCGTGAAGATCATCGCGATCATCGTCGTGGGTTCCTTGTGGGTGCTGCACAACATGAACGCGAACATGATGCCCGGCATGTAG
- the cyoC gene encoding cytochrome o ubiquinol oxidase subunit III, translating to MNHATTLNHGVAHGHDHDHDEHHDDGSKTTFGFWIYLMSDCLIFSVLFATFAVLSKATAGGPSGAELFDLSFVLVETMLLLISSFTFGVAMLKMQANNKAGVITWLLITALFGIGFVAMEVYEFHHLISQGNGPGRSAYLSAFFTLIGTHGLHVTFGLIWLFVMVDMVRRQGLDSFNRRRLQCLSLFWHFLDIIWICVFTFIYLFGAL from the coding sequence ATGAACCACGCAACCACTCTGAACCACGGCGTGGCCCACGGCCACGATCACGACCACGACGAGCATCACGACGACGGATCCAAGACCACCTTCGGGTTCTGGATCTACCTGATGAGCGACTGCCTGATCTTCTCGGTGCTGTTCGCCACCTTCGCCGTGCTGTCCAAGGCCACCGCCGGCGGTCCGTCCGGCGCCGAACTGTTCGACCTGTCGTTCGTGCTGGTCGAAACCATGCTGCTGCTGATCAGCAGCTTCACCTTCGGCGTGGCCATGCTGAAGATGCAGGCCAACAACAAGGCCGGCGTCATCACCTGGCTGCTGATCACGGCGCTGTTCGGCATCGGCTTCGTGGCGATGGAAGTCTATGAATTCCATCACCTGATCTCGCAGGGCAACGGCCCCGGTCGCAGCGCCTACCTGTCGGCATTCTTCACGCTGATCGGCACGCACGGCCTGCACGTCACGTTCGGCCTGATCTGGCTGTTCGTCATGGTCGACATGGTCCGCCGCCAGGGCCTGGACTCGTTCAACCGGCGCCGCCTGCAGTGCCTGAGCCTGTTCTGGCACTTCCTGGACATCATCTGGATCTGCGTCTTCACCTTCATCTATCTGTTCGGAGCCCTCTGA
- the cyoB gene encoding cytochrome o ubiquinol oxidase subunit I, translating into MFGKLSLEAIPFHDPIVMATLVAVTLGGIALLAAITYFGKWKYLWTEWFTTVDHKKIGIMYIIVALIMLLRGFADAIMMRSQQAVAAADAAGFLPPHHYDQIFTAHGVIMIFFMAMPFITGLMNVVVPLQIGARDVAYPFLNSLSFWLFGAGVVLMMLSLFVGEFAATGWLAYPPLSGLDYSPSVGMDYYIWSLQISGLGTTLSGINFIVTILRMRAPGMSLMKMPVFTWTALVTNILIVAAFPVLAATLALLTADRYLGTHFFTNDGGGNAMMYVNLIWIWGHPEVYILILPCFGAFSEIIATYSRKPLFGYKSMVYATAAIGILSFLVWLHHFFTMGSGANVNAFFGIATMIISVPTGAKIFNWLFTMYRGRVQMTTPVIWTIGFMVTFVIGGMTGVMMAIPAVSFVLHNSLFLIAHFHNVIIGGVVFGCIAAMTYWFPKAFGFKLNERLGKYSFWCWLIGFYLAFMPLYILGFKGMTRRLNHYDNPEWQPYLIVAWVGAVFVAAGIALLLLQVAVSIRDRAKNRDLTGDPWGGRTLEWSTSSPPPFYNFAHVPQVEHLDQFWEDKQSGRANRAPAPYKDIHMPRNTGTGVYMGAFGLAMCFGLIWHIWWLAIVGFVGMIASFVARAYSRDIDYYVPAKEVEAIENAHLQRKQQQQAA; encoded by the coding sequence ATGTTCGGCAAACTTTCCCTGGAAGCGATTCCCTTCCACGACCCGATCGTCATGGCCACCCTGGTGGCCGTCACGCTGGGCGGCATCGCCCTGCTCGCCGCCATCACGTACTTCGGCAAATGGAAGTACCTGTGGACGGAGTGGTTCACCACCGTGGACCACAAGAAGATCGGCATCATGTACATCATCGTGGCGCTGATCATGCTGCTGCGCGGCTTCGCCGACGCCATCATGATGCGTTCGCAGCAGGCCGTGGCCGCCGCCGACGCCGCCGGCTTCCTGCCGCCGCACCACTACGACCAGATCTTCACCGCCCACGGCGTCATCATGATCTTCTTCATGGCGATGCCCTTCATCACGGGCCTGATGAACGTCGTCGTGCCGCTGCAGATCGGCGCGCGCGACGTGGCGTATCCGTTCCTGAACTCGCTCAGCTTCTGGCTGTTCGGCGCCGGCGTCGTGCTGATGATGCTGTCGCTGTTCGTGGGCGAGTTCGCCGCCACCGGCTGGCTGGCCTATCCGCCGCTGTCCGGGCTGGACTACAGCCCGAGCGTGGGGATGGACTACTACATCTGGTCTCTGCAGATCTCCGGGCTGGGCACCACGCTGTCAGGCATCAACTTCATCGTGACCATCCTGCGCATGCGCGCGCCGGGCATGTCGCTGATGAAGATGCCCGTGTTCACCTGGACCGCGCTGGTCACCAACATCCTGATCGTCGCCGCCTTCCCGGTGCTGGCCGCCACGCTGGCGCTGCTCACGGCCGACCGCTACCTGGGCACGCACTTCTTCACGAACGACGGCGGCGGCAACGCCATGATGTACGTGAACCTGATCTGGATCTGGGGCCACCCCGAGGTGTACATCCTGATCCTGCCCTGCTTCGGCGCGTTCTCTGAAATCATCGCCACCTACTCGCGCAAGCCGCTGTTCGGCTACAAGTCGATGGTCTACGCCACCGCCGCGATCGGCATCCTGTCGTTCCTGGTCTGGCTGCACCACTTCTTCACGATGGGTTCGGGGGCGAACGTCAACGCGTTCTTCGGGATAGCGACGATGATCATCTCGGTGCCCACCGGCGCCAAGATCTTCAACTGGCTGTTCACCATGTACCGCGGCCGCGTGCAGATGACCACTCCCGTCATCTGGACCATCGGCTTCATGGTCACCTTCGTCATCGGCGGCATGACCGGCGTGATGATGGCCATCCCGGCGGTGTCGTTCGTGCTGCACAACAGCCTGTTCCTGATCGCCCACTTCCACAACGTCATCATCGGCGGCGTGGTGTTCGGTTGTATCGCCGCCATGACGTACTGGTTCCCGAAGGCGTTCGGCTTCAAGCTGAACGAGCGCCTGGGCAAGTACTCGTTCTGGTGCTGGCTGATCGGCTTCTACCTGGCCTTCATGCCGCTGTACATCCTCGGCTTCAAGGGCATGACGCGTCGCCTGAACCACTACGACAACCCCGAGTGGCAGCCGTACCTGATCGTTGCCTGGGTGGGCGCCGTGTTCGTGGCCGCCGGTATCGCCCTGCTGCTGCTGCAAGTGGCCGTCAGCATCCGCGACCGCGCCAAGAACCGCGACCTGACGGGCGACCCCTGGGGCGGCCGTACGCTGGAGTGGTCGACCTCGTCGCCCCCGCCGTTCTACAACTTCGCGCACGTGCCGCAGGTCGAGCACCTGGACCAGTTCTGGGAAGACAAGCAGTCCGGCCGCGCCAACCGCGCTCCGGCGCCCTACAAGGACATCCACATGCCGCGCAACACCGGCACGGGCGTCTACATGGGGGCGTTCGGCCTGGCGATGTGCTTCGGACTCATCTGGCACATCTGGTGGCTGGCCATCGTGGGCTTCGTGGGCATGATCGCGTCGTTCGTGGCGCGCGCCTACAGCCGCGACATCGACTACTACGTGCCTGCGAAGGAAGTCGAGGCCATCGAGAACGCGCACCTGCAACGTAAACAGCAGCAACAGGCTGCCTGA
- the cyoA gene encoding ubiquinol oxidase subunit II, giving the protein MKLPPFASIAARVLAVGAVLLLGGCSLEILDPKGDIGMQEKTLLLTATGLMLLVVVPVIIMTLWFAWKYRSTNTKATYSPNWSHSTPIEIVVWTVPCIIVAILAVMTWKSSHALDPYRPIESDRKPINIEVVSLDWKWLFIYPDYNIATVNEIAFPVDAPLNFRITSGTVMNSFFIPQLGSQIYSMAGMTTKLHLIAREPGTYAGISANYSGGGFSGMRFKAIATSEQGFDEWIQKARADGSALTQESYATLFKPSQHTPVTYYSSAPAGMFDFILNSTMAKIAGVDSPFCTPTSKNLVAAAE; this is encoded by the coding sequence GTGAAACTCCCCCCTTTCGCCTCCATCGCCGCGCGCGTATTAGCCGTCGGCGCCGTCCTGCTGCTGGGCGGCTGTTCCTTGGAAATCCTCGACCCGAAAGGGGACATCGGGATGCAGGAGAAGACGCTTCTGCTGACCGCCACCGGACTGATGCTGCTGGTCGTCGTGCCCGTCATCATCATGACGCTGTGGTTCGCGTGGAAGTACCGCTCCACCAACACCAAGGCCACGTATTCCCCCAACTGGTCGCACTCCACCCCCATCGAGATCGTGGTGTGGACGGTGCCCTGCATCATCGTGGCCATCCTGGCCGTGATGACCTGGAAGAGTTCGCACGCGCTGGATCCCTACCGCCCCATCGAGTCCGACCGCAAGCCGATCAACATCGAAGTGGTGTCGCTGGACTGGAAGTGGCTGTTCATCTATCCCGACTACAACATCGCCACCGTGAACGAGATCGCGTTCCCGGTCGATGCGCCGCTGAACTTCCGCATCACCTCGGGCACGGTGATGAACTCCTTCTTCATTCCGCAGTTGGGCAGCCAGATCTACTCGATGGCCGGCATGACCACCAAGCTGCACCTGATCGCGCGCGAGCCGGGCACCTACGCCGGCATCTCGGCCAACTACAGCGGCGGCGGCTTCTCGGGCATGCGCTTCAAGGCCATCGCCACCTCCGAGCAGGGCTTCGACGAGTGGATCCAGAAGGCCCGCGCCGACGGCAGCGCGCTGACGCAGGAGTCGTACGCGACGCTGTTCAAGCCCAGCCAGCACACGCCGGTCACCTACTACTCGAGCGCGCCGGCCGGCATGTTCGATTTCATCCTGAATAGCACGATGGCAAAGATCGCAGGGGTCGACTCTCCGTTCTGCACACCCACGTCCAAGAACCTGGTCGCCGCCGCGGAGTAA